Proteins encoded within one genomic window of Macrotis lagotis isolate mMagLag1 chromosome 3, bilby.v1.9.chrom.fasta, whole genome shotgun sequence:
- the DBX1 gene encoding homeobox protein DBX1 produces MMFPSLIAPPAVYPNLLRPTPTLTLPQSLQSAFSGHSSFLVEDLIRISRPGSYLPRSVPPPSLSPPTSGATSAMTDTVTSDLVSSPASSSRRGCSPQTSASPANEATFLKFGVNAILSSSPRTETSPALLQSVPPKSFSFPYFEGSFQPFIRSSYFPASSSVVPIPGTFSWPLAARGKPRRGMLRRAVFSDVQRKALEKMFQKQKYISKPDRKKLAAKLGLKDSQVKIWFQNRRMKWRNSKERELLSNGGCREQTLPTKLNPHPDLSDVGKKCPGVDDEEEDEEDESSALGAASPHHALAFHRSPERLHLRDRLAAQLPPSPSHSSSPSKPSDFSDSEEEEEEGEGGEEEITVS; encoded by the exons ATGATGTTCCCTAGCCTCATTGCTCCTCCAGCAGTGTATCCCAATCTCCTGAGACCCACTCCTACGCTCACGCTGCCTCAGTCCTTGCAGTCTGCCTTCTCCGGCCACTCCAGTTTCTTGGTGGAAGATCTGATCCGAATCAGCAGGCCGGGGAGTTACCTGCCCCGCAGCGTCCCCCCACCCAGTCTGTCCCCTCCAACTTCAGGAGCCACTTCTGCCATGACAGACACAGTGACCTCAGACCTCGTCAGCTCTCCAGCCTCCAGTAGCCGACGAGGGTGTTCTCCGCAGACCTCTGCCTCTCCGGCAAATGAAGCCACTTTTCTCAAGTTCGGAGTGAACGCCATCCTGTCCTCCTCTCCCAGGACGG agACCTCCCCTGCCTTGCTCCAGAGCGTGCCTCCCAAGAGTTTCTCCTTTCCCTATTTCGAAGGATCCTTCCAGCCTTTTATCAGATCATCTTATTTCCCAG CATCGTCGTCAGTGGTGCCCATTCCTGGCACTTTCTCTTGGCCCCTGGCAGCGAGGGGCAAACCGAGGCGGGGAATGCTTCGACGGGCAGTGTTCTCCGATGTGCAGAGGAAAGCGTTGGAGAAGATGTTCCAGAAGCAAAAGTACATCAGCAAACCCGATCGGAAGAAGCTGGCAGCTAAACTGGGCCTGAAAGACTCTCAG GTGAAAATCTGGTTTCAGAACCGTCGGATGAAGTGGCGGAACTCCAAAGAGAGGGAGCTGCTTTCGAACGGGGGCTGTCGCGAACAGACTTTGCCTACTAAACTCAACCCCCACCCGGATCTCAGCGACGTGGGCAAGAAATGCCCCGGGGTCGACGACGAGGAAGAGGACGAAGAGGACGAGAGCTCAGCTCTGGGCGCAGCCAGCCCTCACCACGCCCTGGCCTTCCACCGCTCTCCCGAGCGCCTCCACCTCCGCGACCGGCTAGCAGCCCAGCTGCCCCCTTCCCCGTCCCATTCGAGCAGCCCCAGCAAGCCATCGGACTTCTCAGActcggaggaggaggaggaagagggcgaggggggagaggaagagatcaCAGTGTCTTAG